Genomic window (Arachis hypogaea cultivar Tifrunner chromosome 13, arahy.Tifrunner.gnm2.J5K5, whole genome shotgun sequence):
gaaccaagctggttcgaattatgtgtgtgcttgtgtttgtgtgtaattcgaaccaagctggttcgaattattaaTGATTCGAGTTCGAACCacattggttcgaattatataaatatatggttTGACTCATTTCTGAAACGAATTTCACTTTGgcttatttaagtaatttataacTTCTCTTGGCTTATTCTAAttttttgccctatttttttTGTACATTAACAGTGTAAAACATTTTACATCGTCGTTCAATCACatccattcttcttttttttttttttttttggtgactaatcaCATCCATTCTTTTAAATCACCATTCACGCGATCAATATAagaagtaattatttttttttcatgacATTAAATAATTGAATGCACATATAAAACTATTATTCATTaacagtatattaaaattaaattaaaaattaatatattataattaaaatatctaGTGATAGCACATATTAACGttagtaattaataaaaaattatagtaaatatattaagttgttttttaaatatattggttatgtatttattaaaataaaattaatatataatatttcaagTATCCAGTCATAGCACATATTAacgttaataattataaaaattaatagtatatatattgttattttttaacaCATTTGTTATGtatattaagttatttttttaattcatatattcGCTTGTTTTCTATACATGAATTCATTTATTTTACTAATTAATACCATATTTTCTAATTGAtcttaaaaacattaaaaaaaagaagaaagaggagccATATAGTAAAAGTATGAAACCAGTCATTTAAATCATCCAATAGATCTTCGTTCATTCATCTTTTGGAGTTTCTAATGAAGATAAAAGCAATAATTTTACTTCCCAAAAACAAATACTTCATCCTTCTCAAAAtaaagttttcttttatttttcaatttattaaaaaattaatatacttaGACAATTCCTTtatctaaatatattaatttcTCAACATatctaacaaataaaaattatttattttgagagGGAATGAGTATATAGGTACACCAAACCTGAATTTCGCTTATTTTTGCTCCAATAAAaggtgtgtgtgtgagagagagagagagagagagagagagagagagagagagagagagagagagagagagagagagagagagagagagagagagagagagagagagagtgttttGTTTATCTGAGACATGTCCAAATATAAAAACATATCTATATTTCCAGTATCCTCTGCCACCGCTTGCTATGAGAAACTGTCTGCATAATAACAAGCAAAACAAAAAGGGTTAAAAATTCCATGAAAAAAAATTAGCGGAAACTATTCACCCGATATATTGCAATAATTCATTCAAGTTATGGTCCATTAGATGCAagcagataaaaaataaaaaaataaaaaggtggGTTTTTGAAATTGCACAATAAGTGATTAGTGAATGCCATTAAAAAGTTTACAAGAGTGTGAAACAAGAGTGATACAAGAGTGAAACAGTGCACAGAAAATTCTTTTCATAATTAAAGTTTACAAGAGATTTTTCAAGACGTATTTGAATCAATTTATAATTACCATAAGTGCATCATTTGCTAGACAATTAGAAGATAAGGGCATAAATATGCGAGAGGACACGAACTGGATGCATGGTAAAAATACATGCATAAATAAACTTGGTAtcattggatttttttattttatttagaccTACTACTTCACATCGCAGGATCACTTAAGCTGTCAGCTATGTGTTCTAGTACAACAAACTACATCAGAGATTGTAATACAGGCAGATGCATGGCACTTTATTTTATCTTAGTTCATGTTGTTTTGTTGGAGAAAGAGTTACCTAGTAACTTGCCATGTGCTGTTAGTCTGTTACACAAATTAGGACACGGTGTTTGGAAACAAGAATGAACTATATCACACTTATGAGAAAACATTGTGATTTCAATGTGAATGAATCTAGGCAATGTTTTTTTACCATATGCAACAAAGAAAACACACGTTCATATTTTAACAAACTCTTATGTCAATCAGACAGCACACTTAGCAGCATCAAGACCAGCTATCATAAGTCCAATCTTAGATTTTAGAATAATGAtaattatcaatttagaaatgctTTTTAATTGGTTAAACTATGTGGAGCTACATCATAATCTCTATCTTAAATGAAATCAACCGAGGTTAATCAACcatcaaaaagtttttaaaaatataactaagTAGGATAGCAAAGATCAACAAGGAGCAATTGCTATGATCTGGAATCACAAAATTGCTAccttttatttcaaataattcAATATCAGATGCCAAAAACTGATATGTACTAAGTGACAACTGATAATAAATCGGGAAATATAGGGGAAAAAAGCATTCTAGAAAGTGAGCAGAAAAACGAGTTTTACAGCACAAAGCGGCACTCTTGCTGACAAATAGAAGGGCCACTTCAAACCAAAATAGAGATAACTTTggtttatgagaataaaacatacaAATTGGGAACCAACATGCTCCTTTCTTGAAACAAAGGGAaaaatataaaagggaaaaaataCAACAGAGTAACAGAAAAAAATACACAAGTTTCAAACAAACAATTTACAGAAGACAAGGAGTCACGTAACCTCTAAACATCAGTTCAGTAAATCAATTCCCATTTCCCAATAATATAATAGTTCTCATGTTCTTTGTTTCACTTTCACAAGTACAGTACTAGTAAGTAAACCGCATAACATATAGTAATTAATGAAGAAATCTCTTTTTCCATGAATGTCATCATCACTTGTAATAGTCCAAACAAAGCATGATTAGTTTCCGTCATTCTCAGCAAAACCATACTTATACACCAAACTCGAGATTCACAAGCACTAGATTACAGCatcaactgaaaaaaaaaatatggccAAACAAAATTACCAGAAGTGCGTTTTGCGCGTTTGATTTTCTGAAACTGAACCTGCGTCTCCATGAAAAGCTGCATCCTTTGGTACTCCAAATCTTTTGCAAATTGCATCCTCTGCTTCTCCAACTCCACCATCTGCCTCTGCTTCGAAGCTTCAACTCTCTCATATATCTCTCCGAACTTCTCAATCGCCTGAGCAAGTTCCCTATACCCAACTTCCCAGCATTTCATCTCAATTTCCCCCGTCTTCCTCCGTCTTCCACCACCATCGCCGCCGTCGCTGCTGGACCTCCAGCCATCGGAATCTCCACTCTTGGCTTCTGCTGCAGCAGCCGCTGCGGCTGCGAAGGCTGAGAAATTCCGCCGGAAGTAGGAATCTTCCCGGTTAGCCGGCGCCGTCGTCGGAACCGCCGCCGTACGTTTCTGAGTTCCGGATCGGGGACCTACGGGGTGAGAGATTATCCACGCCGGCGGCGGAAGCGGTGAGAGTTTGGCGGCGGAGGGAGGGGTTCCCCGGCCGGTAGCCGGCGGCGAGAGTTTTTTGACCGGAAAAGTATCTCCGATCAGGTTGTCGAGGCGGGAGAAGAAAGGCCAGGGGCTCTGGTAACTGCCGCCGGATTCGGAAACCCTAGCCTTCTCGATCTTGTACTTCTTCTTCAGCGTGTCGATTCGGTTCTTGCACTGAACATCGGTCCGGCGAGTTCGCTTGGTTGTGGTAGTGGACGTTCCACCTAGGACGGCGCCGCCGTCTCCGGCGTGGAGTTCGTTGACGGCATCGGCGACCTCCTGCCAGTGCTTCTGACGGAGGTTACCACGGTTGAGTTCAAGGTAACGGTCGCCCCAGGCGTCGATGAGGGTGAAGGTGGCTTCCTCGTTCCAGCAGTCTTCTCGGCCGGGGAACGGAGACGACGACGTCGGAGGCGGGCGCGGCGGAGCGGCAGTTGCGGAGGTGGTGGGCGACGTAGCGCCGGCCACGGAGTCCATGAGGACGGCGgttatgttttttaatttttatatgtctTTTTTTTGTTGGGCAGGCAGAGCAGGGGCGGATACAAAAGCGAAGGTAAGGCGTTTTCTAGTTTTCTTAACTGAGGAAGGAACTCTTTCTTTCTGTGTTATGTATGGGGTTTTTTTTGTGCGGCAACGAGTACGACGATAGTCGTTTACCGTGCGTGAAAACACATTCTTGTTCTCTGTTttcgctctttttctttttttccttaatttgttttaggtttttttttttttggtttacgtTTTAGGTTAATTTTGGCAAAAGCAATATgggttttctgtatgtgtgttGGCCCATTGGGCAAAGTACAAGATCGGTTTTGTGATTATCGGTCTTGAAACTTCAACTATGTGGTCCTTCAACTATTTGGGTCTTTAGTCTTTTTGTCTTCTTACTGGCAACAGCCAACGGAAAATATACTTGTCAACTGATATAttcattaaacaaaaaaaaaaaaaccccattTCACATTATGGAGATTTTATGGTTTAGATGTTGATTTTTATTAGCACAGAGCATATTCTATGTCACATGCCACTACTGACTTGCTCAAAATCATGATCAGCTCTTTTCTGTTGTCTTGGGCCAATCACGAAAATTTGCTCTTGGGCTTTTTAGACTGCTGGAAATCCTTTTTGGGGTGAGGGTGTGGATGAATTTTTGTTAAGACTTCTAGTCTTGcaatacaagaaaaaaaatttaataaacatTTAGAATGAGAAAAACAACTTCAATTGGTTTAACGGGGCACCGGATTTGATGGTCCaagaacgtttggaccattaaatggtcctataacaaaatatattttttaagtttttcaataactgttaaatagtccgtttttaattttaattacaaattaatctcatatattttatttaattataaaaattattttttattttataaattattattttattattcatctattatgtttattaataataaaaaacaaaaacaataacgaattagatcttccattgatcgtaataacTTTTTTGGcaattccaatcgattaaaagtttATCTTTGATCCATGACATCCGTCGAGAATTTTGAAATCgtgtttcttagaaaatcaatcgattgaattaacaaaacaatcgattgaatttcaggttttccataactcaatcgattgggtaatatgaaaATTTATAAACCGTTAGTCACGGCGcgattcaaaatttataaaaacgaTATGAAAATTGAGCACGGCGCgattcaaaattcaatcgattggattatcctaccaatcga
Coding sequences:
- the LOC112737766 gene encoding trihelix transcription factor ENAP2, translating into MDSVAGATSPTTSATAAPPRPPPTSSSPFPGREDCWNEEATFTLIDAWGDRYLELNRGNLRQKHWQEVADAVNELHAGDGGAVLGGTSTTTTKRTRRTDVQCKNRIDTLKKKYKIEKARVSESGGSYQSPWPFFSRLDNLIGDTFPVKKLSPPATGRGTPPSAAKLSPLPPPAWIISHPVGPRSGTQKRTAAVPTTAPANREDSYFRRNFSAFAAAAAAAAEAKSGDSDGWRSSSDGGDGGGRRRKTGEIEMKCWEVGYRELAQAIEKFGEIYERVEASKQRQMVELEKQRMQFAKDLEYQRMQLFMETQVQFQKIKRAKRTSDSFS